CAGATGAGCATCAGCGTCGCGAGGTCCCGATAACCGTTCAGGACGCCACTGATGACCGGAGCGTCCGCGAACACCCACGGGAAGATGGCGACGACCAGCGTCGTCACGCCGATGACGAACAACTCGCTCTCCTTGATTCGCTCCCACGAGGGGAACTCGCGTTCGGTTCGTTCGACGACCGCGCCACTCTCCTCTGCGTGTTCCGTTCCTTCGTCCATTACGGCACCACCTCCTCGTCGCCGAGCAGGCCCTGCGGTCGCGTGAGCAAGACGATTGCCGCCAGCACGTAGATGCCGACTTGCGACCACTGGGGCGCGACGGCGACCAGAATCGCCAGCACCTCACCGATGAGGATGCCGCCGAGTACCGCGCCGGTAATCGACCCGACGCCGCCGATGACGACGACGAGGAACGCCGGGACGAGTATCTCGGTGCCGATGTTGGGGTTGACCGCGTACAGCGGCCCGCCGACGACGCCCGCGACGCCCGCCAGCGCGGCACCGACGCCGAACACCATGAGGTACGGCCGCGTTATCTTGATGCCGAGCAACTGGACCATCTCGGCGTCACGAGTCCCCGCGCGGACGACGAGTCCGAAGTCGGTGTACTCGATGAGCAAGTAGACGCCGATGACGAGCGCCGTCGTGATGCCGAGGACGTACAGTCGCCACTGCGGGAAACTCCCGATAATCGGGACGGCGACCGGTCCGCTCGCCCACGCGGGGCGCGCGAAGTTGTAGCTCTGGCCGCCGAACAGTATCTTGAACGCCTCTTGAATCACGATTGCTAACCCGAAGGTCAGCAGAATCTGGTCGGTGTCCGGCCTATCGTAGAACGGTCGTGCGACGAACCGCTCCATCACGATGCCGACCCCGAACACGAGTATCGGGACCAGAATCAGCGCGGGGAGGAATCCCCACCCGAGACCGAGTTCGGTGTACCCCCAGTCCATCAGTTTGCCGCCGGTCAGTTGGACGTTCAGCGTGATGAGCATCCCAGCGTACGTCCCGATGAGGTACAGCGCGCCGTGCGCGAAGTTGACGAACTTCAGCGTCCCGAGGATGATGGACAGTCCAATTGCCACCAGCACGTAAATCGCGCCCTGCTGAAGTCCGTTCACGAGGACTCGCGTTACTTCTGCAACGAGGCTCATCGGCGTTCCCCTCGCTGCCCAATTTGCTCTTCGTCGATGCGTATTCGTCTGTTATCTTCAACCATATGTGAGAGACCCTCTATCGAATCTACCATGTGTTAGCAACCCTCTATCAGACATAAATATTGGTGATAAACTACGGCGCGTCTATCACTCGTAGGAACCGAGTTTACACTCGGCGGCTGGTCCTTCGCTGCACCCGTAGCCGAGGTCGTCTCGCGAGGTGAGGTTCACGATTTCGTAGAACGTTCCGGAGTCCTGTTCGGACTCGGGGAGTCCCTTCACGACGGGGACCGCGCGCTGTGCTTGGTGGTCGCACTTGCGCATCGTCTCCTCGCCCATCCCGAGACTGCTGTAACTGTAGTCTTCGAGTTGCTTGATGACTTCCGGCGGGTAGAACGTCCCTGCACGCTCCGCCGCGGCCGCGTACTGGAGCGTCTGGGCGTACGCCAACTGTGCCGGACCGGACGGCGTCCGACCGTTGTACTCGCTGCCGAACGTGGAACTGAACTTGTTCGAGGGGCCGTTGTCGATTTGGGCGTCCCACGCGACGGTGCCGTAGATGCCCTCGATGGCTCCGCCTGCCGCTTGGGCCATCGGCCGGTTGTACAGCGGCATCACGATTTCCATGTCTTGGTCCATCCCAGCGTCGATGGCACCCTTCAGGGAGTTCGCGCCGTCGAGACCGTAGTGGTTCAGGAACAGCGCGTCTGCGCCGGAGTTCGCCGCTTCCGACAGATACGACTGGTAGTCCTTCGTGCCGAGCGGCGTGGCGACGCTGTCCACCTGCGACCAGCCAGCCTCTTCGAAGAACTTCTTCATCGACGCCTGTTGGGTCTTGCCCCAGCTGTAGTCGGCGTACAGCTGGTAGAAGTCGAGGTCGTCGCCGTACTCTTCTGTGACGACCGGTGCGAGCGCTTGGCCGGTCATGTAGGCGTTGAACATCTCCCGGAAGGAGTACCGCACGCAGTTCTTGCCCGTCGTGTCGTTCGAGTGCGTGAGACAGCACATGAACGTCACTTTCTCGCGCTGACAGAGTTCCTGCACCGCAATCGCCACCGCCGAGGACGACCCGCCGGAGACCATCAATGCGTTGTCCCGTTGAATCATCCGCCGAGCAGACTTCTGTGCTTGGTCGGCGTCCGTCGCCGTGTCGCCGGTTACGTAATCGACCTGCTTGCCGAGGACGCCGTCGCCGGAGAGGTCGTCCCAGTCGTCTACCCAGCCGCCGCCGTTGTTGAGATGCTTGACAGCCATCTCGTAGCCGCGGAGTTCGTCTTTCCCTTCCGAAGCGTACGGGCCAGATTGGGGGACGTTGAATCCCAAGATGACCTTGCTTCCTTGTACCGGGAAGTTACCAAGTGGGGGATAGTCTTCGGACTGCTGGTCGTTGGAACCGTCGTTGGTTCCATCCGACATTTCGGTGTCTGTCTGTTCGTTATCGTCACCACTACTGTCGCCGCCGAGACAACCGGCGAGACCTGCGAGTCCCGTCGCGCCTGCGACCTTGACAACGTCACGTCTCGTCGGGCCACCATCGCCATGTGACATGGTGACTAGCTGCAACCAATGGATAATAATAGTTATTGATGTATTACTGACAGAACTTCCACAAAATCACTATAAGGCCATTGGATGTCCTTTAACACCTACTAGTCACTTATACGAAATTCGACAAAATATCCGGCGTGGCCGAACGGCTCCGTAGTTCGACTGCGACGGTGCTACTCGTACGGTCCGAGTTCGCACTCCGCCGCCGGTCCCTCTCCGCAGGGGTACCCCAACTGGTCGCGCGGCGTGAGGTTGACTATCTCGAAGAACGACCCCTGTTGCTGTTCGCCCTCGGGCAGTCCTTGCACCACCGGTACCGCGCGCTGCGCTTGGTGGTCGCACTGGCGCATCGTCTCTTCGCCCATTCCGAGGTTGTTGTAACTGTAGCCTTCCAGTTGCCTGATGACCTCCGGCGGGTAGAACGTCCCCGCGCGTTCGACTGCCGCCGCGTACTGGAGCGTCTGAGCGTACGCCAACTGCGCCGGGCCAGACGGCACGCGCTCGTACCTGTCTTGGAACGCCTGCGTGAACTGGTTCGACGGCGGGTTGTCGATTTGGGCGTCCCACGCGGCGGTGCCGTACACGCCCTCGATGGCTCCGCCCGCGGCTTGGGCCATCGGCCGGTTGTACAGCGGGACGACGATTTCCATGTCTTGGTCGAGCCCCATGTCCTTCGCTTGAGTCAGCGAGTTCGCGCCGTCCAGTCCGTAGTGGTTCAGGAACAGCACGTCCGTCTGGTCTCGCGGTACCTGCGAGAGGTACGACGAGTAATCTTTGGTGCCCAGCGGCGTCGCCACGCTCTGCATCTGTGACCACCCTGCTTCCGTGAAGAACTGCTGCATCGACGCCTGTTGGGTCTGGCCCCAACTGTAGTCGGCGTACAGCTGGTAGAAGTTCTGGTTCTGACCGTACTCTTCTGTGACGACCGGTGCGAGCGCCTGTGCGGACATCCAAGCGTTGAACATCTCCCGGAAGGAGTACCGCACGCAGTTCTTGCCTGTCGTGTCGTTCGAGTGGGTCAGACAGCACATGAACGCCACTTTCTCGCGCTGACAGAGTTCCTGTACCGCGATAGCGACTGCACTCGACGACCCGCCAGTAATCATGATGGCTTGGTCGCGCTGAATCATCCGCCGCGCGGACTGGCGCGCTTGGTCGGCGTCGGTCGCCGTGTCACCTGTGACGAAGCCAATTTGCTTGTCGAGGACCCCGTCGCCCGAGAGGTCCTCCCAGTTGTTTACCCAGCCACCGCCGTTGTTCAGGTGTTCGACCGCCATCCGGTACGCTCGGAGTTCGTCTTGGCCCTCCGATGAGTACGGTCCCGACTGCGGGACGTTGAAGCCGAAGATGGCCTCGTCCCCCTGAATCGGAAAGTTCCCCAGCGGCGGATACTCCTGTGCGCTCACACTCCCCGTTACCCCGGCAACCCCCGCGAGACCGGTCGCTCCGGCCATCTTCACGACATCTCTGCGCGACACGTCCGTTTTTTCTCCCCGTGCCATGCTACCACGGGACGACAACGAACTTAATAATTATACGGGAAGATTACGCCCCCGGATGTGTAAAATATCGTGCGAGAGGAGCCATACCGAAGCGACGGCGCGAAATCGCCACGGCGTTCGCCCGCGCAGAACGAATGTTAGAAAACGCCCACTTTTCGCGCCGATAGCTGTTGTTTGCCCGAGGAATCCGTAGAGAGACGACCCACTACGACAACTCGTCGGCGAGTTCCGCGAGCGTCGAGACAGTCTGGTCGGGCGCGCCGCCGACCGTCTCCATCGGTTCGCGTGCGCGGTTCACCCACGCGGTGGCCATGCCTGCCCGACTCGCGCCCGCCACGTCCCACGCGTTCGAGGAGACCAGTTTGCACGACGAGAGGTCTCGGTCAACCTGCTCGGCGGCGTTCTCGTACACCGCCGGATTCGGTTTGAACGTCTGCACCTCGTCGGCGCTGACGATGCCGTCGAGGTGCGACGCGAGGCCAGCGTTTTCCGCGAGCGTTTCGAGCATCTCGGGGTTGCCGTTCGAGAGGACGACGACGGTGTGGTCCTCGCCGAGTCGTTCGAGAGCCTCGACAGTATCGTCGAACGGGTCGAGGTGGGCGTACGCCGCGACGACGCGATTGCGTGAGGCCTCGCTCGGGTCGAGGTCGTAGAACGACAGCGCGTACTCGAACGCCCGCTCGGTAACTTCACTGAACGGAATGTAGGCGTCCATCAACGCGGTCTGATAGGAGTACTGGAGTTGCTTCTGTCGCCAGAGGTCGGTGACGTCTCCTGCGAACGACTCTGTGAGGTCGAGTTCCTCGCCGAGAGTCGCTCCGACGCTACTCGTGTCACAGAGCGTTCCGTACATGTCGAAACAGAGTGCTTTTCGCTCGGGCATTGGTACTGTGTTGCATGGAATGGTTATTGAGTGTTGGTCTCTCGGCGACTCACGCGGAGATGGGACTATTCCAGGACTTCTGAGAACAGAGGGCTCGCGCTGGTGTGACCTCGTGACGGTGCGGTCTCTCCTCGGTTTCGGGAGTAGCTAGCTTCTGCGTTCGTCGTTGTTATACAGCAGTGACTTACACCACAACTTCCTCGTAGAAAGTCCCACCCTGTGGTTTGGTTCATCGACTGCTTCTGGGTGGATGCTCCACCGGCCGTTTTCAGACGAACGCTCCATTCGTCCGATACGCCACAATGTCTTGCCTCTCTCGATTACCCCTGCCCCACCATCCTATCCTCGTCGCCCCACTCCTGCTCGCGGAGTTCGTACTTCTGGATTTTGCCGGTCGCAGTCGCGGGCAGTTCCTCGACGAACTCGACCCGGCCGACTGCCTTGTAGGAGGCCATGTGCTCCTTCGTGAACTCCCGAATCTCGTCCTCCGTCACTCCTGGTTCGTCCGGATTGCCGCTCGCGGGGACGACGAAGGCCTTCGGCGTCTCGCCCCACTCGTCGCTCGGGGCGGGGATGACCGCCACGTCGGCCACCGCGTCGTGGTCGAACAGCGTGTCCTCGATTTCGATGCTGGAGATGTTCTCCCCGCCGGAGATGATGATGTCTTTCTTGCGGTCCTGAATCGACACCATGCCGTTCTCGTCCACGACCGCGAGGTCGCCCGTGTGGTACCAGCCCTCGCGGCGCTCGTTGAAGGTCTCCTCGGTCGCCTCCGGTTTGTTCCAGTAGCCCTCCATCACCTGGTTGCCGCGAACGACGATTTCGCCGATGCTCTGGTCGTCTCGGGGCACGTCCTCGCCGTCTTCGTCCACGACCGCGACCTCCGTGCCGAGGTAGGGGATGCCTTGGCGCTTCTTCAGTGAGAAGCGTTCCTCGCCGTCGCCCAAGAGTCGGCGCGCGTCGGAAGTCGTGATGAGCGGGCCGGTTTCGGTCGCGCCGTAGACGTGCTTGAGGTACCAACCGAACTCGTCCTCGACGGTGCGGATGGTGGCCTCCGGCGGGGCCGACCCCGCCGTCGCAACGCGCACGTCGTTCGTCCCTGTCGTCTGCGGTGAAGTGGACTCGTACTGCTCGACGAGCAGGTTCAGCACCGTCGGCGCGGCACAGAAGTACGACACGTCCTCCGCGACTATCGCGTCGAATATTTCGCCCGCATCGACGCCGCGCGTGCAGACGTGCTTCGCTCCCATCCCCGTCACGGCGTAGATGTGCCCCCAGCCGTTGACGTGGAACATCGGCAGCGTCCAGAGGTACACGTCGTCGTCCCGGAGTTCCTGATGGATCGTGATGAGGTAGGCGTGCAACGTCTCGGTTCGATGAGTGCGCATCACGCCCTTCGGGTCGCCAGTCGTCCCGGAGGTGTAGTTGATAGTGATTACCTCGTCCTCTGCCATCTCTGGCCGCTGGTAGTCGTCGGGGTCAGCGTCGGCAATCACGTCGTCAAAGTCCTCCCAGTCACCATCCGTCGAACCCCCGTCGTTCGAGATGAACACTTCCGTCGGTATCTCGTCGCGTACTGCCTCTATCTTCTCGGCGTACTCGTAGTCCGCAACGACGGCTTTCACCTCGGCGTCGTCCAGAATGTACGCGAAGTCGTCGGGCGTCAGCCGGTAGTTCAACGGCGTGTGGACCGCGCCCAACTGCATGATTCCGTAGGCCGCTTCGAGGTGGTAGTGGGTGTTCGGGTCCAGAACGGCCACTCGGTCGCCTTTCTCGATGCCACGCTCCGCGAGTGCGGCCGACACGCGGTCTGCTCTGTCGCCCAGTTCGTCGTAACTGTAGCGCTCGCCAGTCGTCGCCACGACGGCTTCCTGGTCGCCGTAGTAGTCGCGCGCTCGGTCGAGGAAGTCGGTCACGAGCAGTGGTTTCTGCATAGCTGTAAGTTAGCAACTTTCATGATATACGTTGCGGTGGGCCGGATTCTTGCACGTACCACGACCAGCAAACAGTTATCCAGTCCCACGCCGTCGGTCGTACCATGGGCGTGCAGGGGGCACTCAGACGAATCGACGACGCGGTGGAAGAATCGCTAGATGCACGCGAACGGTACGAAGAGCGCCAGACGGGTAAGTCACGACGGACAGTCTACGAGAAATCGATACGCGAAGTCCAGCGCATCGCCGGGGAGACCGCAGGCCAGCAACTCGGAACGTGGATAGCGTCCCGAATTCGAGAAGACGGCCGACTCCCCTCGGGGAAGGCCACGCGCAAGCGCGGCGCGGACATCTGCCGAGAGAACGGCCACGAAGTCTCGTCGGGGTCGTGGTTGGGGACGTGACGACCGACCCCGAGCGGGCGACACGGAGTCGTCGCTGAAACGCTCGTTTCAGTCTATAGAAAGCTTATCCCTGCAGGCACGAAACGTCGAGCTATGCCGCCACTATCCCGCCGGTCGGTCCTCCTCGCGCTCGGAGCGACGGTCTCGACTTCGGGGTGTCTCTCTGGAACCGGAAACGAAAAACCCTCCGAGGAGACGACGAGCGAGTCGCCGACGACCACCGATACTTCGACGACTACCGAATCCACTGAAATCACCGAGACGACTACAGCGTCACCGACGGAAACCGAGACGTACTCCACTGCGTACGCGTCGGAGTCGCCGGAACCGGACCACGAGATTACGGCGACGAACCAGAGCAACGAGACTCGAACGGTCCACGCCTGGATCGTTCGGGACGCGACGGGAGAGCGCGTCTTCGAGGCGACGAAGGAACTCCCGCCGGGAACCGAAGCCGAACTGTACAATCTCGAACAGGCCGACCCGGACGGTATCGAGTCGTTCACGATTTGCGGGAAGCCGAAAGGCGGCGACGCCCAGTCGGAAGACTGCGTGACGATGAAGACGAGTGCCTGCTACGGTAACGCCCACGTGACGGCCCAAGACGACGGGTCGGTCGAAATCATCTACTCGATTTGCTGACCCGGCAGAAAAACAGTTGCAGTCGATTTTCCGACCCGTACCGACTCAGTCGCCGCCGACCTTCGACTGGATGTCTTCGACGATGTCCGGGTTCCGCAGGGTCGAGGTGTCGCCCAGTTCCTCCTCGTTGGCGATGTCTTCGAGCAATCTGCGCATAATCTTGCCCGAGCGAGTTTTGGGGAGTTCGGGCGTGAAGACGACGGACTCGGGGCGTGCGATTGGCCCGATGGCGCCCTCGACGCCCTCGATGATTCGGCCCTCCATCTCGTCGTCGCCGTCGTAGCCGTCTTCGGTGATGACGTAGGCGTAGACGGCCTCGCCTTTCACCTCGTGGTCGCCGCCGACGACGGCGGCCTCTGCGACGCCTTCGACACCGACGATGGCACTCTCGATTTCCATGGTGCCGAGACGGTGGCCCGAGACGTTGAGAACGTCGTCTACGCGGCCGAGGACGGTGATGTAGCCGTCGTCGTCTATCTTCGCGCCGTCTTCTGGGAAGTACACCCAGTCGTCCATGTCGTCCGAATCGGTGTCGGAGTACTCGCGCCAGTACTCGTCGATGTAGCGCTCGTCGTTCTTGTACAGGGTCCGGAGCATCCCCGGCCACGGCTTCTGCACCGTGAGGTAGCCCGCGCGCCCTGCTTCGACTTGCTCGCCGTTCGTGTCTACGACCTGTGCATCGACACCCGGCAAGGGCGGTCCCGCACTGCCGGGTTTCATGGTTTTGACGCCGGGGAGTGTCGTAACCATCATGCCACCGGTTTCGGTCTGCCACCAGGTGTCCACGATGGGGCAGGACTCGTCGCCGATGTGTTTGTAGTACCACTTCCACGCGCGTGGATTGATGGGTTCACCGACGGTCCCCAGCAGGCGGAGCGAGGAGAGGTCGTGTTTCTCGGGGTACTCACTGCCCCACTTCATGAACGCTCGGATTGCCGTGGGAGCGGTGTACAACTGGTTCGCCTCGTACTCTTCGACGATTTCCCAGAGGCGGTCACGTTCGGGGTAGTCAGGCGTCCCCTCGTACATCATCGAAGTGGTACCGAGCGCGAGCGGCCCGTAGACGATGTAGGAGTGGCCCGTAATCCAACC
The sequence above is a segment of the Halorussus halophilus genome. Coding sequences within it:
- a CDS encoding substrate-binding protein, encoding MARGEKTDVSRRDVVKMAGATGLAGVAGVTGSVSAQEYPPLGNFPIQGDEAIFGFNVPQSGPYSSEGQDELRAYRMAVEHLNNGGGWVNNWEDLSGDGVLDKQIGFVTGDTATDADQARQSARRMIQRDQAIMITGGSSSAVAIAVQELCQREKVAFMCCLTHSNDTTGKNCVRYSFREMFNAWMSAQALAPVVTEEYGQNQNFYQLYADYSWGQTQQASMQQFFTEAGWSQMQSVATPLGTKDYSSYLSQVPRDQTDVLFLNHYGLDGANSLTQAKDMGLDQDMEIVVPLYNRPMAQAAGGAIEGVYGTAAWDAQIDNPPSNQFTQAFQDRYERVPSGPAQLAYAQTLQYAAAVERAGTFYPPEVIRQLEGYSYNNLGMGEETMRQCDHQAQRAVPVVQGLPEGEQQQGSFFEIVNLTPRDQLGYPCGEGPAAECELGPYE
- a CDS encoding substrate-binding protein — encoded protein: MSHGDGGPTRRDVVKVAGATGLAGLAGCLGGDSSGDDNEQTDTEMSDGTNDGSNDQQSEDYPPLGNFPVQGSKVILGFNVPQSGPYASEGKDELRGYEMAVKHLNNGGGWVDDWDDLSGDGVLGKQVDYVTGDTATDADQAQKSARRMIQRDNALMVSGGSSSAVAIAVQELCQREKVTFMCCLTHSNDTTGKNCVRYSFREMFNAYMTGQALAPVVTEEYGDDLDFYQLYADYSWGKTQQASMKKFFEEAGWSQVDSVATPLGTKDYQSYLSEAANSGADALFLNHYGLDGANSLKGAIDAGMDQDMEIVMPLYNRPMAQAAGGAIEGIYGTVAWDAQIDNGPSNKFSSTFGSEYNGRTPSGPAQLAYAQTLQYAAAAERAGTFYPPEVIKQLEDYSYSSLGMGEETMRKCDHQAQRAVPVVKGLPESEQDSGTFYEIVNLTSRDDLGYGCSEGPAAECKLGSYE
- a CDS encoding long-chain-fatty-acid--CoA ligase encodes the protein MQKPLLVTDFLDRARDYYGDQEAVVATTGERYSYDELGDRADRVSAALAERGIEKGDRVAVLDPNTHYHLEAAYGIMQLGAVHTPLNYRLTPDDFAYILDDAEVKAVVADYEYAEKIEAVRDEIPTEVFISNDGGSTDGDWEDFDDVIADADPDDYQRPEMAEDEVITINYTSGTTGDPKGVMRTHRTETLHAYLITIHQELRDDDVYLWTLPMFHVNGWGHIYAVTGMGAKHVCTRGVDAGEIFDAIVAEDVSYFCAAPTVLNLLVEQYESTSPQTTGTNDVRVATAGSAPPEATIRTVEDEFGWYLKHVYGATETGPLITTSDARRLLGDGEERFSLKKRQGIPYLGTEVAVVDEDGEDVPRDDQSIGEIVVRGNQVMEGYWNKPEATEETFNERREGWYHTGDLAVVDENGMVSIQDRKKDIIISGGENISSIEIEDTLFDHDAVADVAVIPAPSDEWGETPKAFVVPASGNPDEPGVTEDEIREFTKEHMASYKAVGRVEFVEELPATATGKIQKYELREQEWGDEDRMVGQG
- a CDS encoding haloacid dehalogenase type II, encoding MPERKALCFDMYGTLCDTSSVGATLGEELDLTESFAGDVTDLWRQKQLQYSYQTALMDAYIPFSEVTERAFEYALSFYDLDPSEASRNRVVAAYAHLDPFDDTVEALERLGEDHTVVVLSNGNPEMLETLAENAGLASHLDGIVSADEVQTFKPNPAVYENAAEQVDRDLSSCKLVSSNAWDVAGASRAGMATAWVNRAREPMETVGGAPDQTVSTLAELADELS
- a CDS encoding branched-chain amino acid ABC transporter permease: MSLVAEVTRVLVNGLQQGAIYVLVAIGLSIILGTLKFVNFAHGALYLIGTYAGMLITLNVQLTGGKLMDWGYTELGLGWGFLPALILVPILVFGVGIVMERFVARPFYDRPDTDQILLTFGLAIVIQEAFKILFGGQSYNFARPAWASGPVAVPIIGSFPQWRLYVLGITTALVIGVYLLIEYTDFGLVVRAGTRDAEMVQLLGIKITRPYLMVFGVGAALAGVAGVVGGPLYAVNPNIGTEILVPAFLVVVIGGVGSITGAVLGGILIGEVLAILVAVAPQWSQVGIYVLAAIVLLTRPQGLLGDEEVVP
- the acs gene encoding acetate--CoA ligase; protein product: MPDDTDNVELEARLEEQEAFEPPEQFVQQANVSDESIYDEFEQNWPECWEQAAELLDWDDDYDEVLDASNPPFYEWFTDGKLNASANCLDRHLDERGDEAAIEWVGEPVEEENRTYTYEDLHREVNEFAAALRDRGVGEDDVVTMYMPMIPELPIAMLACARIGAPHSVVFAGFSADALATRMNAADSEYLVTCDGYYRRGDPLDHLDKANEGLAGVEHDVSDAVVVERLRDGDGFGHDLADNQSSYADLVAEQEGETVEPVQRDAEDMLFLMYTSGTTGQPKGVKHTTGGYLSWAAWTSQAVLDVKPEDTYFCAADIGWITGHSYIVYGPLALGTTSMMYEGTPDYPERDRLWEIVEEYEANQLYTAPTAIRAFMKWGSEYPEKHDLSSLRLLGTVGEPINPRAWKWYYKHIGDESCPIVDTWWQTETGGMMVTTLPGVKTMKPGSAGPPLPGVDAQVVDTNGEQVEAGRAGYLTVQKPWPGMLRTLYKNDERYIDEYWREYSDTDSDDMDDWVYFPEDGAKIDDDGYITVLGRVDDVLNVSGHRLGTMEIESAIVGVEGVAEAAVVGGDHEVKGEAVYAYVITEDGYDGDDEMEGRIIEGVEGAIGPIARPESVVFTPELPKTRSGKIMRRLLEDIANEEELGDTSTLRNPDIVEDIQSKVGGD